The Acidimicrobiales bacterium DNA segment AGATCTCGACACCCGGCGGCTCGTCGACGGAGCACACGCAGTCCACCCCGACCTGGGAGTTCGCCTTCGAGCAGGATCCCGAGGGGGAACTGACCCGGACCGTGTCGCTGACCGTCACCAGCGAGTCGGGCGCCACCGACACCGATGAGACCGAGATCACGATCCCGGCCGGCATCAACATCGAGGACTTCGACGTGACCGTGGTCCCCGAGATCGACGAGGAGGCCGAGGAGGAACCGGAACCGGTCGTGTCGGAGCGGGTCGACCTGGCCATCCTCGGAATCGACCACGACATCCTCAACGAGGAGGGCGACTACGACATCGAACTCGAGTGGCTCGACCCGATCGACGACGAACCGGGTGTCTCCCTGGGTACTCCCACGGAGACGTTCCGGACGTCGGAGGCGCCCTACAGCGACGACGACGCCTTCGACGTGTTCAGCAAGTGGGACCCGCCGAGCGACGCCGGCACCTACCGCGTCCGGGCCAACCTCGACCTCACCACGACCGACGGCACGCACGCGCAGGCGTCGCGCACATCGGGCACATTCGACGTCATCGGCGGCGACCTCGAGGCCGAGGTGTCGGAGGAGGTCGCCGACGAGGAGGAGCCGGCGTTCGGGATCGTGGACCAGGAGTTCGAGTTCGATCTCACGCTCCGCAGCACGGGCTGGGACGATGTGACGATCACTTCGGTGGAGCTCACCCGCGAAGTCGAGGCGGTCGAGATCGACTTCGAGGAACCCGACGACACCCTCGTCCCCGAGGGCGAGATCGTCGTCCCCGTGTCGCTGTCGACCAGCCGGCCCGGCCGGGCGGAGATCCCGTTCACCATCACGTTCGAGGACACCGCCGTTGGCGCGGACAGCGAGCGGACCCTCGAGGTGTCGGCCCACGTCAACATCCTCGGTGATTTCGAGTGGGAGGTGCCGGCCCGCATCCAACGGCCGACCGGCAACTCCATCCCCTCGATACCCGATGCCCCCGGCGACGTCGACGACGTCCAGCACGAGACCTATCCGCTCGACATCACCATCGTGGCCGAGGACTGCACCACCGACTACGACTGGACCGCGAACGGTGAGGAGATCGATGCGCCCGAGCCCACCCCGGATCGTGAAGACCCCTGCCAGTTCCGGTTCGAGTTCGAGGACGAGGGTGAGTACGCCCTGGTCGGCTCGGTCGATGGCGCCGAGGTGTTGAGCGGCACGGTGGTGGTCGAGGACGTGCTCTGGGTCGTCGTGGGCGACTCGGTGGCGTCGGGCGAGGGCAACCCCGACACGGGCACCTCCGGCGGCTGGATGGACGCCACCTGCCATCGTTCGGCCAACGCCGGAGCGGTGCAGGCCGCGTACGACTACGAGGAAGAGTACGAGCAGTCCTCGGTGACACTCGTCCACGTCGCCTGCTCCGGGGCGACCATCTTCGGTGGCGTGATCGGCCCGCAGATCCCCAACGACTTCTTCGGCGCCCGGGCCTCGGCGCACCAGCTCGCCGTGGTCGAAACGCTCGTGGGTGATCGCGAGATCGATGCGCTCGTGATGCAGGTTGGCGGCAACGACATGCTCTTCGGTCCGGCCGCCAAGTTCTGCTTCGCGAACGGCACGCCGGAGTCGCCGTGTGACGACTACGGATTCGCCGCCGAGGCCGACTTCCAGAGCGGCAACACCACCGTCGTGCGCGGGGTGCCGGTCCCCGAGGTCCTCTCGCCGTTCGTCGGTGCCGTGTGCCGCGACGTATCGGCCGGGGCGACGAAGGTCAATGCGGCCGGCGACGGCGACATCAGCGCGACTTCAGCCGACGAGTGGGAGGTGACGATCAACGCCGCGGGAACCGACTGGACCGGTCGCACGCCGACCGATGTCGACGACGCCGGCGCCCTTCCGACCGAGTCCGAGAAGTTCGACGTCGTCGCCATCTCCCCCCGGCTCTGTCCGGGCGACTGGGCGTCACGGGTTCTCACCGGTGGCCAGGACACATCGGTCTCGCTCGACTTCACCCTCGACGAACCCCTGGAGCAGAGCCACTACTCGAGCTACCTCCCCACTCGGCTTCCCAGCCTGAGGAACCCTGAACCGCTCACGGAGACCGTGATCGCCCGCGGGCCGAGTCTCGACGACGCCGTCGAGCTTGCCTCGGATCGCCTCGAGGGCAGCCTGGACGCGCTGGACAGTCGCATCGATCGGCTCGATGTGGACCCGGCCAACGTCTTCATGGTCGAGTACTACAACCCGACCCGTGGCAGTGACGGTCAGACCTGCGAGGAGATCATGACGATCCCCTTCACCAATTTCGGCCTGAACGAGGCCGAGTCGATGTGGGCGGAGAACTCGATCCTCGACCCGCTCAACGCCCATATTGCTTCCACCCGGTCGCGATTCGGCTGGACGGTGGTCGGGGGTGTGGCATCGGCCTTCACCTCCCACGGGTACTGTGCCTCGGACTCGTGGATCGTGACGCTCTCCGACGAGACCGGCGCCGGCAACGCCGGAGTGCTCCACCCGAACGCGGCCGGCCACGTGGCCATCGCAGAACGGGTCTTCAACGCCGTCGACGGCGTGGTCGAGGATCCCTCCGAGGTGCGGGGGTCCGATCCGACAGCCTCCGACCGTCTGGCCGAAGCGGCGGAGCAGGGCAGCAATGTGCTTCGCTTCGCGGGGGTTCCCCTCGGCGGCGAGGGCGTCGGGAATGACCGGTACCTCCTGGCCGGTCTCTCCACCGACGTCGCGGTCGGTGACTGGTTGGTCGTCGGCGCGGGGAACGAGCTGACCGCCGACTACGCGTTTCCGCTGCCGGCCCCCCAGCTCGTGGAAGTCGTGCGGGTATCGGGTCGTGACGTCACCGTCGCTCCGGCGCTGAACGCGACCTTCCCGGTGGGAACTCGGGTGGGGAGGGTTCCCGACGTGAGTCGCTCAGAGGTCGACGACCCCTGGGAGGGCGGCAGCATCGCCGCTGGACTCGTGTTCGAGTGCGACGACGCGGCGACCACGCCGTTCACCGACATGCCCGGCCTCTCGTGGGGTGACCCGGCTATCGCCTGCCTCTACGACCTGGGGGTGACCACCGGCACCACCGCGACGACCTACTCCCCCTTCGGGTCGGTCACGCGCATGCAGATGGCTGCCTTCATGGCCCGGCTCTACGAGGCGATGGTGGGCGAGCCCTGTCCGGTCGCCGACACCCCGTTCACCGACCTCACCGGAAGCTCGTGGGGTGATCCCGCCATCGGGTGCATTTACGGGCTCGGCGTCACGACGGGCACCTCGCCCACCACCTACTCGCCCGGTGACCCGGTGCGCCGTGAGCAGATGGCGGCGTTCCTCGATCGGCTCTGGCAGGCGATCCGCGAGCAAACCGCGCCGATCGTCGACGTGCCGTTCACCGACATGCCCGGCAACTACGCCGACGACTCGATCGCCCGGGTCTTCGGGCTCGGAATCACCACGGGAACCTCGCCCTCCACCTACTCCCCCGGTGACGACGTCACCAGGGTCCAGATGGCGGCGTTCCTCACCCGCTTCTACGAAGCGGAGCCGTAGACGGCGAAGTGACCCGGGTCGCGGAGAGTGTGCGACGCTGACGTCATGAAGGTGCGGATCGGATACGGCATCGGTGCGGTGCCCACGCTCATGGCTCGGCCCGACGGGCTCGGGCAGGTGGTCGACGAGCTCGAGCGGCTCCGCTTCGACTCGCTCTGGTTTCCCGAGCGGGTCAACAGCCCGCAGCTCGACCCGATCGTGGCGATGGCGTTCGTGGCCGGACGCACCCGCAAGCTCAAGTTCGGCTCGGCCGTGGCGGTCCTGCCCGGCCGCAACCCGATCCTGATGGCCAAGATGCTGGCCAGCCTCGATGTGGTCTCCGGCGGCCGCTGCCTTCCTGCCGTCGGGCTCGGTATCGCCAACACGGCTGAGCACCAGGCGTTCCAGGTCGACCGCAAGGAACGGGCGTCCTGGCTCGACGAGGCATTGCCGCTCATGCGTCGGCTCTGGGCCGAGGACACCGTCGACCACGAGGGCGAACGGTTCACCGTGAAGGGTGCGTCCGTTCTCCCCAAGCCGTTGCAGCAGCCGCTCGAGGTGTGGATGGGCGGCCAGGCGCCGTCGGAGCTTCGCCGCACCGGCCGGTTGGCCGACGGCTGGCTCGCGTCGTTCACCACCCCCGGCGATGTCGCGGACGGCATTGCGGCGATCGATGCTGCCGCGTCCGACGCGGGCCGGACGATCGACTCCGAGCACTTTGGCGTGCTGATCCCCTACCTGCCGGGCGAGGCCGAGACGGCGATTCCCGAGCCGCTGGCCGCCGTGGTCAGCGCCCGCCGACCCGACGCCGACCCTCGCGATGTGGTGGCCACGAGCCGGGCCCGCATCGTCGAGCTCGTGAACGAGTACGTCTCCATCGGCGCGTCGAAGTTCGTGCTCTTCCCGTTCGCCGAACCCGACGACTGGCATGCCGAGCTCGACGGCCTCGCCGATGTGGCGCTCCCGCTCCAGACCTGACCGGCGGGCCGGCGCATCGGTCCTGCTCGTCACGTTCTTCGTCGCGATGTTCGCCATCGGGGTCGGTGGGTGTGGCGATTGTCAGACCGATTGCGGCGAGCCCCAGGATCTGACCACGTTCACCGGCGAACTGCTGGTCGTCGAGGACCCGATCGCGACCTTCGACGGCCCGGAGGGACGCCTCGAGATCCGGATCGAGGACAACCTGAAGTTCCTCGATGTCGGCGAGTCCTACCGGGTCACGGTGTACGCCGACGACGACCGTCCCGACGATCCGTACGCCCTGATCAACCCGAGCTGCAGTTGCGGTGGCAGCATCGTCCACGCCGACGGCCAGAGGATCGACACCAGCTACTGGCGCTCCGTCAAGGAGGAGCCGGCGCTACGCCTCGGCCTTGGACTGTTCGTCGGGGTGCCCGCGCTGACGCTGGTGCTCGTCACCCTCGGTCGTGTCACGCGGGGCCTCCGCAGTCGCGCCCTCGACGAGTGAACCCTCCCTGATCAGCACCGCGCTCAGAGTCGGTCGAAGGCCGCCTCGAGATCGCCCAGCAGGTCGGGCAACGACTCGATGCCGACGCTCAGGCGGATGAGGTCGTCGGGCACTTCGAGGGGCGACCCGGCCGCCGACGCATGGGTCATTGCGCCGGGATGCTCGATCAAGGACTCGACCGCACCGAGCGACTCGGCCAGGGAGAACACGCGGGTCGACGCGGCGAGACGGACGGCTGCATCTCGCCCCCCGGCCACCCGGAACGACACCATGCCGCCGAACCCCGACATCTGCCGTGCGGCGACCTCGTGACCGGGGTGCCCGGGCAGACCCGGATAGAGAACCTCGGCCACTTCGTTGCGGCCCTGGAGGAACTCGGCGACGGCCGCGGCGTTCTCGCAGTGGCGGTCCATCCGCACGGCCAGTGTCTTGAGGCCCCGCAGGGTCAGGTAGTTGTCGAACGGACTCCCGATCGCACCGATCGCGTTCTGGAGATAGGCGAGCCGGTCGGCCAGCGCGTCGTCGTCGAGCGCCAGGAACCCGCCGACCACGTCGGAGTGACCGCCGCAGTACTTGGTGGTGGAGTGGACGACCACGTCGGCGCCGAGCGACAGCGGCTGCTGGAGATAGGGCGTGGCGAACGTGTTGTCGACGACGAACATGGCGTCGCCGGCATGGGCGACCTCGGCGATCGCGTCGAGGTCGATCACCGTGAGCAGCGGATTCGTGGGAGTCTCGGCCCAGACGATCCGGGTGTTCGGCCGCATCGCCGCTGCGAGAGCGGCCGGATCGGTGAGGTCGGCGGCCGACCACTCGATGCCGGTCGGGGCCAGGATCGCGGAGATCAGCCGGAACGTGCCGCCGTAGGCATCGTTGCCGAGCACCACATGGTCGCCGGGCGCGAGGATGCGCAGGAGGGTGTCCTCCGCGGCCATGCCCGAGCCGAAGGCGAGGCCGTGAGCCGCGCCCTCGAGCGACGCGAGACAGTCCTGCAACGCCGACCGCGTGGGGTTGCCGGTGCGCGAGTACTCGTAGCCCCGATGCACGCCCACGTCCTCCTGCACGAAGGTGGTGGCCAGCGAGATCGGCGTGACGACGGCGCCGCTGGTGGGGTCGTGGGGCTGACCGGCTCTGATGGCACGGGTCTCGAAGCCCCACGTCTCGGCGTCGGCGAAGATGTCGTCAGCCATTGAAGGCGCCTTTCGACAGGAACGCGAGCACATCGCTCGACGAGATCACCGCACGCGGCCGCCCACCGTCGAGCACCAGCAGCGCCGAGCACGATTCGAGCATTTCCACGGCCAAGGCGACCGGTTGGCCGCTGCCGATCGTGCGGAGCTTCGGGCTCATGATGTCCTCCACCGTCTTGTCGAGCACCGAGTCGGTGTCGAAGGCGAGATCCATCAGCCGCAACTCGCTCACCGAGCCCATCACCTCGGCGGCGGCCAACGGCATGTCGTTCTTGGCCACCGGCAACTGCGACACGCCGTACTCGCTCATCATCTGGGCGGCCTCTCGGACGGTCTGCTGCGGCTGGACGTAGAGCAGTTCGGGCACCCCTTCGCGTCGCGAGCCGAGCACGTCGGCCACCACGGGGCCGTCGGCGCGGATGAAGCCGAAGCCGGCCATCCATTCGTCGTCGAACACGGTGGACAGGTAGAGCCGGCCGTTGTCGGGCACGAGCACGACGACGAGATCGTCGGGTCCGCAGTTCTCGGCCACCTTCAGCGCCGCGTTGACCGCGGTGCCGCCGGAACCACCGATGAGCAGGCCCTCCTCGCGGGTGACGGCCCGGGCGGTGAGGAACGAGTCCTGGTCGCTGACCGGAATGGTCTCGTCGACGAGATCGGCGTGGTAGGTCTCCGGGAAGAAGTCCTCGCCCACGCCCTCGACCAGATACGGACGACCGGAACCACCCGAGTAGACGGAGCCCTCGGGGTCGGCCGCGATGATCCTGATGTCGGGGTTCTGTTCCTTGAGGTAGCGCCCGACGCCGCTGAGCGTGCCGCCCGTACCCGCGCCGGCGATGAAGTGGGTGACCTTGCCGTCGGTCTGACGCCAGATCTCGGGTCCGGTTGCTTCGTAGTGGGCCCGGGGGTTGTCCTGGTTCTGGTACTGGTTGGGCCGGTAGGCGCCGGGGATCTCTTTCACCAGTCGCTCCGCGGTCGAGTAGTACGACGCCGGATCTTCCGGCGCGACGGCGACGGGGCACACGACCACCTCGGCGCCGTAGGCCCGCAGCAGGTCGACCTTCTCGCTGCCGACCTTGTCGGTCATCACGAAGATGCACTTGTAACCCCGCTGGGCCGCCACGATGGCGAGACCGACGCCGGTGTTGCCCGAGGTGGGCTCGATGATGGTGCCCCCCGGCTTCAGCAATCCGTCTCGTTCGGCCGCGTCGATCATCGCGATCGCGGGCCGGTCCTTGGAGGAACCGCCCGGGTTCGTCATCTCCGCCTTGACGACGACGGGGCACGGGAGACCCTGGCCGACCTGGCGGAGCCGTACCAGCGGGGTCTCGCCGACCATGTCGAGTACCGAGTCGAAGATCTCCATGCGTCCCCCTGGGAGCAATCACGTGTCCACGGTCAACGTTAGGCCGCCGACGAAACCGACAACCGGGATGTCCCACCCGGCATTCCCAGACGATAGTTTCTGACGGTCCGTCAGATTTCTCAGAGGTGTCTCCCGCAATGTCTGAACCGTCAGCTTCCGATCAGTCCCAGCTTCTCTCCGGTGTCCGGGTGATCGAGTCCAGCCTTCTCGGTCCCGGTCATGTCGCCACGTTCTTCGCCGATCTCGGCGCCGACGTGATCAAGGTCGAGTCGCCGGCCGGTGACTACATCCGCCAGATGACCTGGCCGATCGTCGAGGGCGTGTCGCTGCTGCACCTCCACACCCATCGCGGCAAGCGGGGCATCACCCTCGACCTCAAGTCAGAAGAGGGCAAGCAGCTCTACAAGGAGCTCGTCGCCACCGCCGACGTCGTCGTGGAGGCGATGCGACCGGGCGCGCTGGCCAAGCTCGGCCTCGGCTACGAGGACCTCAAGAAGGTCAACCCCAAGATCGTCTTCGCGACCCTCTCGGGCTATGGCGCCACCGGCCCCTACAAGGACATGCCCAGCCACGGCATCGCCTACGACACCTGGGCCGGCATCGTGCAGCCGGTCGTCGACGACGAGGGCTTCGCCCACATTCCGCCCACCATGCCCAACGTGGGCATCAACGTCGGCCCCATGGTCGGCGCGATGGCCATCCTCGCCGGCATCATCAAGGCTCGCGAAACCGGTGAGGGTTGCCAGATGGAGATGGCCCAGTCCGACGCCGCCGCCTACATGGACTGGTACCGCATCGAGTCCGAGCGGGCCTATCTGCGCCCCGAGGACGAGGTCACCGGCAACCCCAGCGACAACTACGAGCGCCGTCCCGCGGGGCTGGCCGGCATGTGGGAGGGCGTGCGCTACCAGATGTACGAAGCGTCAGACGGCCATGTGCTGTTCATGGCCAGCGAGCAGGCGTTCTGGAAGAACTTCTGCGAAGGCGCCGGCCGCATGGACCTCTTCGACAAGTGGCCCGGCTCGAAGTACGCCGATCACGCCAAGGGCAACAAGGAACTCCAGCGCGAACTGCAGCAGGTGTTCAAGACCAAGACGTGTGCGGAATGGCTCGAGTTTTCCAACGAGTTCAATACCACGATCGCCCCGGTGAACACGCCGGCCAACATCGGCGACGACCCGCAGTTCCAGGCACGGATGGGCTTCTACCCGACCGAGGCCGTCGGCTGCGAGCAGCTGCCCCTGCCGGTGTTCGTCAACGGTGCGCTCCCCCCGACACCGACCATGGCGCCGACGGTCGGCGAGCACAACGACGACGTGATGGCCGACGTGCTCGGCAAGTCCGCCGACGAGATCGCAGCGCTGAAGGCCGCCGGCGCGTTCGGCACACCGACCTGATCCTCCGCCTCTCGGTGTCTCAGGCCGGTGCGGGCTCCGGCTCCGGCTCTGGTTCGGGGACCGGCTCGAGCAGGCTCGTGCGGCGGAAGAACGCCGCCGCTTGACCGCGGGTGGCGTTGCCGTCGGGATCGAACGTGGTCGGCGTCGTGCCGGTCGTGACCCCCACCTCGGCCGCCCAGGCGACCGCACCGAACGCGAAGCTCGTGTCGTCGATGTCGCCGAACCCCGGCGCGAGGTTCGTCGCCTCCGGTGATGCCAGATACCGCCAGAGGAACGTCACGAACTCCGCACGGGTCAACGGTCGGTCCGGGCTGAACGTGGTCGGCGTGGTGCCCGTGGTCAGTTCCTCGGCCACCAG contains these protein-coding regions:
- a CDS encoding S-layer homology domain-containing protein; translation: MRRVFATFLTLVVCVSGLAVVGPPERAGATEPSPQPRPECGEDTYECPPDSPDNQVTASGNVGEGQTVEVVMDPSVPACNRNVGPVPGGWENAPCYSSLNFGGSPSLCLAIDEFDDNRIRTGSCSALLYEDGTSARFELASEDARNNDFETPRASCGWNSSFGVYIEGGPSNRDYGPWAAKAATMLDCRYTLVSERPNGLYGPTWAYFVGSVSVRDNGSGSTYSGYSATSGAWVSVDGDLRDGGVEADIDAQELSALGGFFQYLLDGSGSTAPASDPIETYEFEISTPGGSSTEHTQSTPTWEFAFEQDPEGELTRTVSLTVTSESGATDTDETEITIPAGINIEDFDVTVVPEIDEEAEEEPEPVVSERVDLAILGIDHDILNEEGDYDIELEWLDPIDDEPGVSLGTPTETFRTSEAPYSDDDAFDVFSKWDPPSDAGTYRVRANLDLTTTDGTHAQASRTSGTFDVIGGDLEAEVSEEVADEEEPAFGIVDQEFEFDLTLRSTGWDDVTITSVELTREVEAVEIDFEEPDDTLVPEGEIVVPVSLSTSRPGRAEIPFTITFEDTAVGADSERTLEVSAHVNILGDFEWEVPARIQRPTGNSIPSIPDAPGDVDDVQHETYPLDITIVAEDCTTDYDWTANGEEIDAPEPTPDREDPCQFRFEFEDEGEYALVGSVDGAEVLSGTVVVEDVLWVVVGDSVASGEGNPDTGTSGGWMDATCHRSANAGAVQAAYDYEEEYEQSSVTLVHVACSGATIFGGVIGPQIPNDFFGARASAHQLAVVETLVGDREIDALVMQVGGNDMLFGPAAKFCFANGTPESPCDDYGFAAEADFQSGNTTVVRGVPVPEVLSPFVGAVCRDVSAGATKVNAAGDGDISATSADEWEVTINAAGTDWTGRTPTDVDDAGALPTESEKFDVVAISPRLCPGDWASRVLTGGQDTSVSLDFTLDEPLEQSHYSSYLPTRLPSLRNPEPLTETVIARGPSLDDAVELASDRLEGSLDALDSRIDRLDVDPANVFMVEYYNPTRGSDGQTCEEIMTIPFTNFGLNEAESMWAENSILDPLNAHIASTRSRFGWTVVGGVASAFTSHGYCASDSWIVTLSDETGAGNAGVLHPNAAGHVAIAERVFNAVDGVVEDPSEVRGSDPTASDRLAEAAEQGSNVLRFAGVPLGGEGVGNDRYLLAGLSTDVAVGDWLVVGAGNELTADYAFPLPAPQLVEVVRVSGRDVTVAPALNATFPVGTRVGRVPDVSRSEVDDPWEGGSIAAGLVFECDDAATTPFTDMPGLSWGDPAIACLYDLGVTTGTTATTYSPFGSVTRMQMAAFMARLYEAMVGEPCPVADTPFTDLTGSSWGDPAIGCIYGLGVTTGTSPTTYSPGDPVRREQMAAFLDRLWQAIREQTAPIVDVPFTDMPGNYADDSIARVFGLGITTGTSPSTYSPGDDVTRVQMAAFLTRFYEAEP
- a CDS encoding LLM class flavin-dependent oxidoreductase, translating into MKVRIGYGIGAVPTLMARPDGLGQVVDELERLRFDSLWFPERVNSPQLDPIVAMAFVAGRTRKLKFGSAVAVLPGRNPILMAKMLASLDVVSGGRCLPAVGLGIANTAEHQAFQVDRKERASWLDEALPLMRRLWAEDTVDHEGERFTVKGASVLPKPLQQPLEVWMGGQAPSELRRTGRLADGWLASFTTPGDVADGIAAIDAAASDAGRTIDSEHFGVLIPYLPGEAETAIPEPLAAVVSARRPDADPRDVVATSRARIVELVNEYVSIGASKFVLFPFAEPDDWHAELDGLADVALPLQT
- a CDS encoding cystathionine gamma-synthase; this encodes MADDIFADAETWGFETRAIRAGQPHDPTSGAVVTPISLATTFVQEDVGVHRGYEYSRTGNPTRSALQDCLASLEGAAHGLAFGSGMAAEDTLLRILAPGDHVVLGNDAYGGTFRLISAILAPTGIEWSAADLTDPAALAAAMRPNTRIVWAETPTNPLLTVIDLDAIAEVAHAGDAMFVVDNTFATPYLQQPLSLGADVVVHSTTKYCGGHSDVVGGFLALDDDALADRLAYLQNAIGAIGSPFDNYLTLRGLKTLAVRMDRHCENAAAVAEFLQGRNEVAEVLYPGLPGHPGHEVAARQMSGFGGMVSFRVAGGRDAAVRLAASTRVFSLAESLGAVESLIEHPGAMTHASAAGSPLEVPDDLIRLSVGIESLPDLLGDLEAAFDRL
- a CDS encoding cystathionine beta-synthase produces the protein MEIFDSVLDMVGETPLVRLRQVGQGLPCPVVVKAEMTNPGGSSKDRPAIAMIDAAERDGLLKPGGTIIEPTSGNTGVGLAIVAAQRGYKCIFVMTDKVGSEKVDLLRAYGAEVVVCPVAVAPEDPASYYSTAERLVKEIPGAYRPNQYQNQDNPRAHYEATGPEIWRQTDGKVTHFIAGAGTGGTLSGVGRYLKEQNPDIRIIAADPEGSVYSGGSGRPYLVEGVGEDFFPETYHADLVDETIPVSDQDSFLTARAVTREEGLLIGGSGGTAVNAALKVAENCGPDDLVVVLVPDNGRLYLSTVFDDEWMAGFGFIRADGPVVADVLGSRREGVPELLYVQPQQTVREAAQMMSEYGVSQLPVAKNDMPLAAAEVMGSVSELRLMDLAFDTDSVLDKTVEDIMSPKLRTIGSGQPVALAVEMLESCSALLVLDGGRPRAVISSSDVLAFLSKGAFNG
- a CDS encoding CaiB/BaiF CoA-transferase family protein; translation: MSEPSASDQSQLLSGVRVIESSLLGPGHVATFFADLGADVIKVESPAGDYIRQMTWPIVEGVSLLHLHTHRGKRGITLDLKSEEGKQLYKELVATADVVVEAMRPGALAKLGLGYEDLKKVNPKIVFATLSGYGATGPYKDMPSHGIAYDTWAGIVQPVVDDEGFAHIPPTMPNVGINVGPMVGAMAILAGIIKARETGEGCQMEMAQSDAAAYMDWYRIESERAYLRPEDEVTGNPSDNYERRPAGLAGMWEGVRYQMYEASDGHVLFMASEQAFWKNFCEGAGRMDLFDKWPGSKYADHAKGNKELQRELQQVFKTKTCAEWLEFSNEFNTTIAPVNTPANIGDDPQFQARMGFYPTEAVGCEQLPLPVFVNGALPPTPTMAPTVGEHNDDVMADVLGKSADEIAALKAAGAFGTPT